Proteins from one Arcobacter sp. F2176 genomic window:
- a CDS encoding SLAC1 anion channel family protein, whose amino-acid sequence MDNETIKFVPNRLKSFPVTMFAIIMGLSGLSLVYSKANEVLGINKIFYEIFSFFTIIIFFIILIIYFIKMMKYDEEVKAEFSHPTRINFFTAISISFILVSMLFKPFNIQVSHSLFTIGTVLQLFFTFYTFKFWINTPLNIKHSSPAWFIPIIGNLVIPIAGIDFLSENVLMYFFSIGIFFWIIMFSIILNRIIFHDKFTQKFMPTLFILIAPPSVGFLAYYKLTSSLDVFSIVLFNLGLFFTLLLFFMYKNFLKIKFFISWWAFTFPLASMTISTLLLYSINKEIIYYYLSYFFIVCTTCVVGIVAINTIKDIVKNEICIME is encoded by the coding sequence ATGGATAATGAAACTATAAAATTTGTTCCAAACAGATTGAAGTCTTTTCCTGTAACAATGTTTGCCATTATTATGGGTTTATCGGGACTAAGTTTAGTTTATAGCAAAGCAAATGAAGTTTTAGGAATAAACAAAATATTTTATGAAATATTTTCATTTTTTACAATTATAATTTTTTTTATAATATTAATTATATATTTTATAAAAATGATGAAATATGATGAAGAAGTTAAAGCAGAATTTTCACATCCCACTAGAATAAACTTTTTTACAGCTATTTCTATATCTTTTATTCTTGTATCTATGTTATTTAAACCTTTTAATATTCAAGTTTCACATAGTTTATTTACTATTGGAACAGTTTTACAACTATTTTTTACATTTTATACTTTCAAGTTTTGGATAAATACACCTTTAAATATAAAACACTCAAGTCCAGCTTGGTTTATCCCTATTATTGGAAATTTAGTAATTCCTATTGCAGGAATTGATTTTCTTAGTGAAAATGTTTTAATGTATTTTTTCTCTATTGGGATTTTTTTCTGGATAATCATGTTTTCTATAATACTAAATAGAATCATTTTTCATGACAAATTTACTCAGAAGTTTATGCCAACACTTTTTATACTTATAGCTCCTCCTAGTGTAGGATTTTTAGCCTATTATAAATTGACTAGTAGTTTAGATGTCTTTTCTATTGTATTATTCAATTTAGGACTATTTTTTACTTTATTACTTTTTTTTATGTATAAAAATTTTTTAAAAATAAAGTTTTTTATCTCATGGTGGGCATTTACTTTTCCTCTTGCTTCTATGACAATTTCTACATTGTTACTTTATTCTATAAACAAAGAGATTATTTATTATTATTTATCATATTTTTTCATTGTTTGTACTACTTGTGTTGTAGGCATTGTAGCGATAAATACTATCAAAGATATTGTTAAAAATGAGATATGTATAATGGAATAG
- a CDS encoding adenosylcobinamide-GDP ribazoletransferase — protein sequence MNNFILGFKFALSYFTILPVKFKEDDDLSKKEILSFMLFSFPLIGLILGFITLVLYHFLSDLSWFGAIICAVFYMILYGFIHTEAIIDVVDAIYAKHSGKDAYEVIKEPTIGAMGVLYAFAFFTLKIAGIVYLFLNGYLLEFVSIIVISRLMLLFVIKNFEFKSSFVNQLKNSLSTNIFFVALLVFTLTNIILVGFKTLSLTLFAFIFSYLIALFIRKNVGFLNGDALGTILELSELFLIIILIIK from the coding sequence ATGAATAATTTTATCTTAGGTTTTAAATTTGCTCTTAGCTATTTTACAATACTTCCTGTGAAGTTTAAAGAAGATGATGACTTATCAAAAAAAGAGATTTTATCTTTTATGCTTTTTTCTTTTCCTCTAATTGGATTAATACTTGGTTTTATTACTCTTGTTTTATACCATTTTTTATCTGATTTATCTTGGTTTGGAGCTATTATATGTGCTGTGTTTTATATGATTCTTTATGGATTTATTCATACAGAAGCTATCATAGATGTGGTAGATGCTATTTATGCAAAACATAGTGGGAAAGATGCCTATGAAGTTATCAAAGAACCAACTATTGGTGCCATGGGAGTTTTGTATGCTTTTGCTTTTTTTACTTTAAAAATTGCTGGGATTGTATATCTGTTTTTAAATGGCTATCTTCTAGAGTTCGTATCAATTATAGTCATAAGTAGATTGATGCTTTTGTTTGTGATTAAAAACTTTGAATTTAAATCTTCATTTGTAAATCAACTTAAAAACTCACTCTCTACAAATATTTTTTTTGTAGCACTTTTAGTTTTTACTTTGACAAATATTATACTCGTGGGATTTAAAACTTTATCTCTTACTCTTTTTGCTTTTATTTTTTCATATTTAATTGCGCTATTTATAAGAAAAAATGTAGGTTTTTTAAATGGTGATGCATTAGGTACAATTTTAGAGCTATCTGAACTTTTTTTAATAATCATTCTTATTATTAAATGA
- a CDS encoding cobyric acid synthase — protein sequence MNNISIFGTSSDAGKSTITFVIAKILQDLGVKVAPFKAQNVSNNAYVCDDGSEIAVAQYFQAQVLGVPTSYHLNPVLLKSGRGSNASVIVEGQVLASKDVLTYYKDLDLLKPAVDRCFSYLDEKYDCLVCEGAGSPVELNLMDKDLSNIYIATKYNTKIILVADIEKGGVFASIYGVYNLLPKELQKNVIGVIVNKFRGDLSLFDEGIKIIENDFKIPVLGVLPYVPFNLGFEDSQSLKNYAQNSKDSIIRVGVISYPYMSNYNDFEPLIADSNINLEFIENNISLDKFDMIILPGSKLVIKDLKWLKSNGLFKKIKEYKKTILGLCGGYEMMFKTLDDKYALENSEACIEEGFGFIDDEIIFEKEKVLKKASYKIFDCEIEGFEIHHGVSKKYEISYETDNIKGTFIHAIFDNDNIRSKLFKTINSDYKEFDFKVYKKDTIDSFISNMRNRLDVNKILENINE from the coding sequence ATGAATAATATCTCTATTTTTGGAACATCAAGTGATGCAGGCAAATCAACTATTACTTTTGTAATAGCTAAGATTTTACAAGACTTAGGAGTAAAAGTTGCTCCTTTTAAAGCTCAAAATGTATCAAACAATGCTTATGTTTGTGATGATGGAAGTGAGATTGCTGTGGCTCAGTATTTTCAAGCTCAGGTTTTGGGTGTACCTACTTCTTATCATCTTAATCCTGTCCTATTAAAATCAGGTAGAGGAAGTAATGCTTCTGTAATAGTTGAGGGGCAAGTCTTAGCTAGCAAGGATGTGCTTACTTATTATAAAGATTTAGACCTTTTAAAGCCTGCTGTTGATAGATGTTTTTCTTATCTTGATGAAAAGTATGATTGTCTTGTTTGTGAGGGAGCGGGAAGTCCTGTGGAACTTAATCTTATGGATAAAGACTTATCAAATATTTATATTGCCACAAAATACAATACAAAAATCATACTTGTAGCAGATATTGAAAAGGGTGGAGTTTTTGCTTCTATTTATGGGGTTTATAATCTTCTTCCAAAAGAGTTACAAAAAAATGTAATAGGTGTGATTGTAAATAAGTTTCGTGGGGATTTATCCCTTTTTGATGAGGGCATAAAAATCATAGAAAATGATTTTAAAATACCAGTTCTTGGAGTGCTTCCTTATGTGCCATTTAATCTAGGTTTTGAAGATTCACAAAGTTTGAAAAATTATGCTCAAAATAGCAAAGATAGTATTATAAGAGTAGGGGTTATTTCATATCCTTATATGAGCAATTACAATGACTTCGAACCTTTGATTGCTGATAGTAATATAAACTTAGAGTTTATAGAAAACAATATCTCCCTTGATAAGTTTGATATGATAATACTACCAGGTTCAAAATTAGTGATAAAAGACCTAAAATGGCTTAAATCAAATGGTTTATTTAAAAAGATAAAAGAGTATAAAAAAACTATTTTAGGACTTTGTGGTGGTTATGAGATGATGTTTAAAACACTTGATGATAAGTATGCATTGGAAAATAGTGAAGCTTGTATAGAAGAGGGTTTTGGTTTTATTGATGATGAGATAATCTTTGAAAAAGAGAAAGTTCTTAAAAAAGCTAGTTATAAAATCTTTGATTGTGAAATTGAAGGTTTTGAAATACACCACGGAGTTTCAAAAAAATATGAAATATCATATGAAACAGATAATATAAAAGGTACTTTTATCCATGCTATTTTTGACAATGATAATATTAGATCAAAACTATTTAAAACTATAAATAGTGATTATAAAGAGTTTGATTTTAAAGTATATAAAAAAGATACAATTGATAGTTTTATTTCAAATATGAGAAATAGACTTGATGTAAATAAAATATTGGAAAATATAAATGAATAA
- a CDS encoding bifunctional adenosylcobinamide kinase/adenosylcobinamide-phosphate guanylyltransferase: protein MKILYYGGQKSGKSKLAEAKAIELSKNKKPYYIATYDNSYGDKEMQNKVLKHQNQRKDKFETIEEKFDLSKVIKDDNTYLIDCISMWLLNGLEKEEEKLLEEIEKLASINANIVFVLNDVSSGVIPFEKVSRKYVDLSGIIGQKLASICDEVYEVKLGLAQRLK, encoded by the coding sequence ATGAAGATACTATATTACGGCGGACAAAAATCAGGAAAAAGTAAACTTGCAGAAGCAAAAGCAATAGAACTCTCAAAAAATAAAAAGCCATATTATATAGCAACCTATGATAATAGTTATGGTGATAAAGAGATGCAAAACAAGGTTTTAAAACATCAAAATCAAAGAAAAGATAAGTTTGAAACCATAGAAGAGAAATTTGATTTATCAAAAGTCATCAAAGATGATAATACTTATTTGATAGATTGTATCTCCATGTGGCTTTTAAATGGACTTGAAAAAGAAGAAGAAAAACTTTTAGAAGAAATAGAAAAACTAGCATCAATAAATGCAAATATAGTTTTTGTACTAAATGACGTAAGTAGTGGTGTTATACCTTTTGAAAAAGTTAGCCGTAAATATGTAGACCTAAGTGGAATCATAGGACAAAAGTTAGCAAGTATCTGTGATGAAGTTTATGAAGTGAAACTTGGACTTGCTCAAAGGTTGAAATAA
- a CDS encoding MarC family protein → MDIFIATFLKMFFIMTPFFVLSVFLTVANEATAKERKALAIKVTISVIIMSLILLFFGKHIFAVFGITLDAFRIGAGALLFLSAVDLIKGNKDSGKVGTKDISQLAVVPLAIPVTIGPGTIGILLVMGATFDSTSSMIMGSLALISAVLVIGIMLYTSSIIENIIGKQGLLVISKITGLFLSALAAQIVFTGIKNFLGL, encoded by the coding sequence ATGGATATTTTTATAGCAACATTTTTAAAAATGTTTTTTATTATGACACCATTTTTTGTATTGTCTGTTTTTTTAACCGTAGCAAATGAGGCAACAGCAAAAGAGAGAAAAGCTTTAGCTATCAAAGTTACAATTTCAGTGATTATTATGAGTTTGATTTTACTTTTTTTTGGAAAACATATATTTGCAGTTTTTGGTATAACTTTAGATGCTTTTAGAATAGGTGCTGGTGCCTTATTATTTTTATCAGCAGTTGATTTAATAAAAGGTAATAAAGATAGTGGCAAAGTAGGGACTAAAGATATCTCTCAGCTTGCAGTAGTACCCTTAGCAATTCCTGTTACAATAGGACCAGGAACTATTGGTATCTTACTTGTGATGGGTGCAACTTTTGATAGCACATCATCAATGATAATGGGAAGTTTAGCATTGATAAGTGCTGTTTTAGTTATAGGAATTATGCTTTATACCTCAAGTATCATTGAAAATATCATTGGGAAACAAGGTTTATTAGTAATATCAAAAATCACAGGTCTATTTTTATCAGCACTTGCAGCACAGATTGTATTTACTGGTATCAAAAACTTCTTAGGACTATAA
- a CDS encoding nicotinate-nucleotide--dimethylbenzimidazole phosphoribosyltransferase, whose protein sequence is MVKNIIGKIDFAEFLRGKKATFMLSLSNTQTVNIAGLTQAGIPGKIHLTPTLDSEFLCTGELRSLSEIATTPSGVPTPALITRAVHLLKPYSNIELLDLGLEVSPQVDYFKTHSFGISPSKSIALDAKIDALDIFQKGLAFGQTYECQDDYIILGESVPSGTTTARATCQALDYDCKEFFSSSFKDSPTTIRDETVKNALSYVRSDDDIFAKLGRVSDNMQIFNAGFILGLNNKIKVVLAGGTQMASVLLIVNSILRTMGGEFETSNLAICTTKWVQEDEKSDIKALLELLDFKIDAYYVDFDFSLSSHPALKLYDEGEAKEGVGAGAALMYGLLNGLSKADITKQVESFLG, encoded by the coding sequence TTGGTAAAAAATATTATAGGTAAGATTGATTTTGCAGAATTTTTAAGGGGCAAAAAGGCTACTTTTATGTTAAGCCTTAGCAATACACAAACGGTAAATATAGCTGGTCTAACACAAGCTGGAATCCCAGGAAAGATACATTTGACTCCTACACTTGATAGTGAGTTTTTATGTACAGGGGAACTTCGAAGTTTAAGTGAGATAGCAACAACACCAAGTGGAGTACCAACTCCTGCTCTTATTACAAGAGCTGTACATCTTTTAAAGCCATATTCAAATATAGAACTTCTAGATTTAGGACTTGAAGTATCTCCACAAGTTGATTATTTCAAAACACACTCTTTTGGAATATCTCCCTCAAAATCAATCGCTCTTGATGCAAAAATAGATGCACTTGATATTTTTCAAAAGGGATTAGCTTTTGGTCAAACTTATGAGTGCCAAGATGACTATATAATTTTAGGTGAAAGTGTTCCAAGTGGTACTACAACAGCTAGAGCTACTTGCCAAGCTTTGGATTATGATTGTAAAGAGTTCTTTTCAAGTTCTTTTAAAGACTCTCCTACAACAATAAGAGATGAAACAGTTAAAAATGCGTTATCTTATGTAAGAAGTGACGATGATATCTTTGCAAAACTTGGACGAGTGTCAGACAATATGCAAATATTTAATGCTGGTTTTATTTTAGGATTAAATAATAAAATAAAGGTAGTCCTAGCAGGTGGAACTCAGATGGCTTCAGTACTTCTAATAGTAAACTCAATTTTAAGAACCATGGGTGGAGAATTTGAAACTTCAAACTTAGCAATATGCACTACAAAATGGGTTCAAGAAGATGAAAAAAGTGATATAAAAGCACTATTGGAACTACTTGATTTTAAAATTGATGCTTATTATGTGGATTTTGATTTCTCACTTTCATCTCATCCTGCTTTAAAATTATATGATGAAGGTGAAGCAAAAGAGGGTGTTGGTGCAGGAGCAGCTTTAATGTATGGGCTTTTAAATGGTTTGTCAAAAGCTGATATAACCAAACAAGTTGAAAGCTTTTTAGGATAA
- a CDS encoding phosphotransferase gives MGVKTKLFYEDIKPFFDIKSLQETKNGESHTVYILDNDYILKIYEEENLFNIDAEIELLNYTRNLCVPKVIKDNIFIKGKRGLVFSKAKGESVVEFVKSTHLEQIGQFLSSFHKMTKNKKHNNLSAFGKSQLRVLIEKTGNKAFQEEFDSLKIELKNDGIIHGDLFLDNATFCEDKLTCVFDFSDACEGDFIFDLAVVALSWCSNKEEINILLNAYNKEIKLDDFIVYLRYASLYYCVKRHLTNRDYDNIIFKNKFIDLI, from the coding sequence GTGGGAGTAAAAACTAAACTTTTTTATGAAGATATAAAACCTTTTTTTGATATAAAATCTTTACAAGAGACAAAAAATGGTGAAAGTCATACTGTCTATATTTTGGATAATGATTATATTTTAAAGATATATGAAGAAGAAAATCTTTTTAATATCGATGCTGAAATCGAACTTTTAAACTACACAAGAAATCTTTGTGTGCCAAAAGTCATAAAAGATAATATTTTCATAAAAGGAAAAAGAGGTCTTGTTTTTTCTAAAGCAAAGGGTGAGAGTGTAGTGGAGTTTGTAAAATCAACTCATTTGGAGCAAATAGGGCAATTTTTAAGCTCTTTTCACAAAATGACAAAAAATAAAAAACATAATAATCTCTCTGCTTTTGGTAAGTCGCAATTAAGAGTATTGATAGAAAAAACTGGAAACAAAGCATTTCAAGAGGAGTTTGATTCTTTAAAAATAGAGCTTAAAAATGATGGTATTATTCATGGAGATCTCTTTTTAGATAATGCAACTTTTTGTGAAGATAAACTAACTTGTGTCTTTGATTTTAGTGATGCTTGTGAGGGCGACTTTATCTTTGATTTGGCAGTTGTAGCTTTATCTTGGTGTAGCAATAAAGAAGAGATAAATATACTTTTAAATGCTTATAATAAAGAGATAAAACTAGATGATTTTATTGTCTATTTAAGATATGCTTCACTTTATTATTGTGTTAAAAGGCATTTGACTAATAGAGATTATGATAACATTATTTTCAAAAATAAATTTATAGATTTGATATAG
- the bluB gene encoding 5,6-dimethylbenzimidazole synthase, which yields MREFTSADIACLDEIIKARRDVRGNRFLDKKIDDETLDKLLQAACDAPSVGFSQPWKFVIVKDAKKRDEIYQDFLKENEKAKEIFKDKELYSKLKLEGIKESYLNIAVLYEKSDKRVLGQTSQKKMGEYSVVCAIQNFWLMARAHNIGVGWVSILKPKRVKKILNIEKNHKLIAYLTVGYVDGFLDEPELLTLEWEKRKSMKDIKVI from the coding sequence ATGAGAGAGTTTACATCTGCTGATATAGCATGTTTAGATGAGATTATAAAAGCTAGAAGAGATGTGAGAGGAAATAGATTTTTAGATAAAAAAATAGATGATGAAACCCTCGATAAACTTCTTCAAGCTGCTTGCGATGCTCCCTCCGTTGGTTTCTCACAACCTTGGAAATTTGTGATAGTAAAAGATGCTAAAAAAAGAGATGAGATATATCAAGACTTCCTAAAAGAAAATGAAAAAGCAAAAGAGATTTTTAAAGATAAAGAACTCTATAGTAAACTAAAACTTGAAGGTATAAAAGAGTCTTACTTAAATATCGCAGTTTTATATGAAAAAAGTGATAAAAGAGTCTTAGGGCAAACAAGCCAAAAAAAGATGGGTGAGTATAGTGTAGTTTGTGCTATCCAAAACTTTTGGTTGATGGCAAGGGCTCATAATATTGGTGTTGGTTGGGTAAGTATTTTAAAACCAAAAAGAGTAAAAAAGATTTTAAATATAGAAAAAAATCATAAGCTAATAGCTTATTTGACAGTTGGTTATGTGGATGGGTTTTTAGATGAACCAGAACTTTTAACCCTAGAGTGGGAAAAAAGAAAATCAATGAAAGATATCAAGGTCATATAG
- a CDS encoding aminotransferase class I/II-fold pyridoxal phosphate-dependent enzyme — MKSNNQFSHGGDILAFSKKIGSKSKEIIDLSSNINFLKPKIKTDLNNLDISNYPTYEKLYKIIAKKYSVKADEIELFNGGSSAIFSFFRYIDLKHCTIYSPAYLEYKKAAQTFGFKIDLINRFEQINKKVKKNSLVIFVNPSTPDGEYYDLDKLFNSWLEKNCTIFVDESFLDFTNKKSIIRKLKNYDKLYILKSMTKIYSSASIRVGTLISNAKNIKKIKDKEPLWKLSHFDSIYLQNAIKNRDFISETIKITEENKKYTIKHLERFDFIKKIYKSQANYLLLKLQDCDAQTLQDKLISYKIMIRDCSNFDFLNNSFVRVAIKDKTAMQKFIKALKREFRCIL, encoded by the coding sequence TTGAAATCAAATAATCAATTTAGTCATGGTGGTGATATTTTAGCTTTTAGCAAAAAAATAGGCTCAAAATCAAAAGAAATAATAGACCTATCTTCAAATATCAATTTTCTAAAACCAAAGATAAAAACAGACCTAAATAATTTAGATATTTCAAACTATCCAACATATGAAAAACTATATAAAATAATAGCAAAAAAATATAGTGTAAAAGCTGATGAAATAGAACTTTTCAATGGTGGAAGTAGCGCAATTTTTTCATTCTTTAGATATATCGATTTAAAGCACTGTACAATATATTCTCCTGCTTACTTAGAGTACAAAAAAGCAGCACAAACTTTTGGATTCAAAATTGATTTGATAAATAGATTTGAACAGATAAACAAAAAAGTAAAAAAGAACTCTTTAGTTATCTTTGTAAACCCCTCAACTCCTGATGGAGAATATTATGATTTGGACAAACTATTTAACTCTTGGCTTGAAAAAAACTGCACTATTTTTGTAGATGAAAGTTTTTTAGACTTTACAAATAAAAAATCCATCATAAGAAAATTAAAAAACTATGATAAGCTATATATTTTAAAATCTATGACAAAGATATATAGTAGTGCAAGTATAAGAGTTGGTACACTTATATCAAATGCTAAAAATATCAAAAAAATAAAAGATAAAGAGCCTTTATGGAAGTTATCACATTTTGACTCTATTTATTTGCAAAATGCTATTAAAAACAGAGACTTCATAAGTGAAACTATCAAAATCACAGAAGAAAATAAAAAATATACTATCAAACACTTGGAAAGATTTGATTTCATAAAAAAGATATATAAAAGCCAAGCAAATTATTTATTACTAAAGCTTCAAGACTGTGATGCTCAAACACTACAAGATAAATTAATTTCTTACAAAATCATGATAAGAGATTGTTCTAACTTTGATTTTCTAAATAACTCTTTTGTAAGAGTTGCTATAAAAGATAAAACAGCCATGCAAAAGTTTATAAAAGCTTTGAAAAGAGAGTTTAGATGCATTTTATAA
- the cbiB gene encoding adenosylcobinamide-phosphate synthase CbiB — MHFITVLVAYFFDYIFGELEKIKFFKHPIIFMGNYIKWFEKNFYKDSIIRGVTLTLSLLSIVFIITYFLSLFDNILVQGFLCSFAISSKMLYDSVKEVVHSTDPKHAISMLVSRDTKDMSESDINKAAVETYAENLSDGVIAPMFYILLFGLVGGFIYKAINTLDSMVGYKNERYENFGKFSAKLDDVVNYIPSRITAVLIALFFNSFNALKNFYSYGKLHDSPNAGHPISAMALALKVKVGGPTSYFGKVKEKAYFGEGREEILKEDVLNALNFKSKFDSLLLLMAIIFFLLV; from the coding sequence ATGCATTTTATAACTGTTTTAGTAGCTTATTTTTTTGATTATATTTTTGGAGAATTAGAAAAAATAAAGTTCTTCAAACATCCAATTATTTTTATGGGTAATTATATAAAATGGTTTGAAAAAAACTTTTATAAAGACTCTATTATAAGAGGTGTTACTTTGACACTTTCCTTGCTTAGTATAGTTTTTATTATCACATATTTTCTAAGTCTTTTTGATAATATTTTAGTCCAAGGATTTTTATGTTCTTTTGCAATCTCATCTAAAATGCTTTATGATAGTGTAAAAGAAGTTGTCCACTCAACTGACCCTAAACACGCTATTTCTATGTTAGTTAGTAGAGATACAAAGGATATGAGTGAAAGTGATATAAATAAAGCTGCGGTTGAGACATATGCCGAAAATTTAAGTGATGGAGTAATAGCTCCCATGTTTTATATCTTGCTTTTTGGACTTGTTGGGGGCTTTATATATAAGGCTATAAATACCCTTGATTCTATGGTTGGTTATAAAAATGAAAGATATGAAAATTTTGGCAAGTTTTCTGCAAAACTTGATGATGTAGTAAATTATATACCCTCACGAATAACAGCTGTTTTGATAGCTTTATTTTTCAACTCATTTAATGCTTTAAAAAACTTTTATTCATATGGTAAACTCCATGATAGTCCAAATGCTGGGCATCCTATTTCTGCTATGGCTTTAGCTTTAAAAGTAAAAGTAGGAGGTCCAACTTCTTATTTTGGGAAAGTAAAAGAGAAAGCTTATTTTGGTGAAGGAAGAGAAGAGATATTAAAAGAAGATGTTCTAAATGCACTTAATTTTAAATCAAAATTTGATTCACTACTTTTACTTATGGCAATAATCTTTTTTTTATTAGTTTAG
- a CDS encoding cobyrinate a,c-diamide synthase: MKALCISASASNQGKTVLTTALLYHFKESVRPFKMGPDFIDPQFHKIVCQTPSINLDRYMMSKDEIKWIFEKYSDKRISICEGVMGFYDGHDKKSSAYDISRLLKIPTIILLDGSGSYITVSALLQGLKTYKKHNTIKAVILNKISSQSHYELIKKIIEKDFKDIVVLGWIKKGLESLDETHLGLDLKDLGKIEKISQDVLEHIDMKRLEKISKVHKKFKSNYPFEKIPKQNKKLAIVHDINFSFLYHDNLVFFKEIFEEVVIVDSTKDEIIPSDVDIVYICGGYIETDTAFERVKNSHNFKSSLIKHAQEKPIYAECAGLLYLGVAVDDKPMSSILDVSFTKEKRFQRMGYYFNEDGVKGHAFHYTKPLDENSGFDRLSKSKALIGKYGSWEKEKVFGTYLHCMFRGNTKLIKKRLLP; encoded by the coding sequence ATGAAAGCTTTATGTATTAGTGCAAGTGCTTCAAACCAAGGCAAGACAGTCTTAACGACAGCTTTATTATATCACTTCAAAGAATCAGTTCGACCTTTTAAGATGGGACCTGATTTTATAGATCCTCAATTTCATAAAATAGTTTGTCAAACTCCTAGTATAAACCTTGATAGATATATGATGAGCAAAGATGAAATAAAATGGATTTTTGAAAAATATAGTGATAAAAGAATCTCTATTTGTGAAGGTGTTATGGGATTTTATGATGGACATGATAAAAAGAGTAGTGCCTATGATATTTCAAGACTTCTAAAAATTCCTACAATTATTTTACTTGATGGAAGTGGAAGTTATATAACCGTAAGTGCCCTTTTACAAGGATTAAAAACCTATAAAAAACACAATACAATAAAAGCTGTAATTTTAAATAAAATCTCTTCACAATCCCACTATGAACTAATAAAAAAGATAATAGAAAAAGATTTTAAAGATATTGTTGTTTTAGGTTGGATAAAAAAAGGTTTGGAATCCTTAGATGAGACTCATTTAGGACTTGATTTAAAAGATTTAGGAAAGATAGAAAAAATAAGCCAAGATGTTTTAGAACATATTGATATGAAAAGATTAGAAAAGATATCAAAAGTACATAAAAAGTTCAAATCTAATTATCCCTTTGAAAAGATACCAAAACAGAATAAAAAATTAGCCATAGTTCATGATATAAACTTCTCTTTTTTGTATCATGATAATTTAGTTTTTTTTAAAGAGATTTTTGAAGAAGTAGTTATCGTAGATTCTACAAAAGATGAGATTATTCCAAGTGATGTAGATATAGTTTATATCTGTGGTGGTTATATTGAGACTGACACAGCCTTTGAAAGGGTTAAAAACTCGCATAATTTTAAATCCTCACTTATAAAACATGCCCAAGAAAAACCCATATATGCTGAGTGTGCTGGACTTTTATATTTGGGAGTTGCTGTTGATGATAAACCTATGAGTTCTATTCTAGATGTAAGTTTTACAAAAGAGAAAAGGTTTCAAAGGATGGGATACTATTTCAATGAAGATGGTGTAAAAGGTCATGCTTTTCACTATACAAAACCCCTTGATGAAAATAGTGGTTTTGATAGATTGTCTAAATCAAAAGCACTTATTGGGAAATATGGTTCTTGGGAGAAAGAGAAAGTATTTGGTACATATTTGCACTGTATGTTTAGAGGAAATACTAAACTAATAAAAAAAAGATTATTGCCATAA